In a genomic window of Fusobacterium perfoetens ATCC 29250:
- the dnaK gene encoding molecular chaperone DnaK: MSKVIGIDLGTTNSCVAIMEGGSANIITNAEGARTTPSVVNIKDNGEIVVGEIAKRQAITNPNSTISSIKTHMGSDYKVTVNGKDYTPQEISAMTLRKLKKDAEAYLGEEVKEAVITVPAYFTDAQRQATKDAGAIAGLEVKRIINEPTAAALAYGLDKKKEEKVLVFDLGGGTFDVSILEISDGVIEVLSTAGNNHLGGDDFDERIIKWLAEEFKKEQGIDLLNDKMAYQRLKDAAEKAKKELSSMMEAQISLPFITMDQTGPKHLEMKLTRAKFDALTKDLVEATQGPTRTALSDAGLSPAEIDEVLLVGGSTRMIAVQEWVEAYFGKKPNKGINPDEVVAAGAAIQGGVLMGDVKDVLLLDVTPLSLGIETLGGVCTRIIEKNTTIPVKKSQVFSTAVDNQPAVTINVLQGERAKAADNHKLGEFNLEGIPAAPRGIPQIEVTFDIDANGIVHVSAKDLGTGKENTITISGSNNLSNDDIERMKKEAEANEAEDKKFRELIETRNKADMLIASTENTLKEHSSKVSEAEKKAIEEALEELKKVKDSEDKKIIEDAMEKLSKAAQKLAEEIYREAQQAQQANAGQQQGGNNKKADDVEDAEIVD; encoded by the coding sequence ATGTCTAAAGTAATTGGTATTGACTTAGGAACAACAAACTCATGTGTAGCAATAATGGAAGGTGGTTCAGCAAATATAATTACAAATGCTGAAGGAGCTAGAACTACACCATCAGTTGTAAATATTAAAGATAATGGAGAAATAGTAGTAGGAGAAATAGCAAAAAGACAAGCTATCACAAATCCAAATTCTACAATTTCATCTATTAAAACTCATATGGGTTCTGACTATAAAGTAACAGTTAATGGAAAAGATTATACACCACAAGAAATTTCAGCTATGACTTTAAGAAAATTAAAAAAAGATGCTGAAGCTTATTTAGGAGAAGAAGTAAAAGAAGCTGTAATTACAGTTCCAGCTTACTTTACAGATGCTCAAAGACAAGCTACAAAAGATGCAGGTGCAATAGCTGGATTAGAAGTAAAAAGAATAATTAACGAACCTACAGCAGCAGCTTTAGCTTATGGACTTGATAAGAAAAAAGAAGAAAAAGTTCTAGTATTTGACTTAGGAGGAGGAACTTTTGACGTATCTATTCTTGAAATTTCTGATGGAGTTATAGAAGTATTATCAACAGCAGGAAATAACCATTTAGGAGGAGATGATTTTGATGAAAGAATCATTAAATGGTTAGCTGAAGAATTTAAAAAAGAACAAGGAATTGATTTATTAAATGATAAAATGGCATATCAAAGATTAAAAGATGCTGCTGAAAAAGCTAAAAAAGAATTATCATCTATGATGGAAGCTCAAATCTCTTTACCATTTATCACTATGGACCAAACAGGACCAAAACACTTAGAAATGAAATTAACAAGAGCTAAATTTGATGCTTTAACAAAAGATTTAGTAGAAGCAACTCAAGGACCTACAAGAACAGCTTTATCAGATGCAGGATTATCTCCAGCTGAAATAGATGAAGTTTTATTAGTTGGTGGTTCTACAAGAATGATAGCTGTCCAAGAATGGGTAGAAGCATATTTTGGTAAAAAACCTAATAAAGGAATAAATCCTGATGAAGTTGTTGCAGCAGGAGCAGCTATTCAAGGTGGAGTTTTAATGGGAGATGTTAAAGATGTATTATTACTTGACGTAACTCCATTATCATTAGGAATTGAAACTTTAGGAGGAGTTTGTACAAGAATTATAGAGAAAAATACAACTATTCCTGTTAAAAAATCTCAAGTATTTTCTACAGCAGTAGATAACCAACCAGCAGTTACAATTAATGTATTACAAGGAGAAAGAGCAAAAGCTGCAGATAACCATAAATTAGGAGAGTTTAACTTAGAAGGAATTCCAGCAGCACCAAGAGGAATCCCACAAATCGAAGTTACATTTGATATAGACGCTAACGGAATTGTACATGTATCTGCTAAAGATTTAGGAACAGGAAAAGAAAATACAATAACAATTTCTGGTTCAAATAACTTATCAAATGATGATATTGAAAGAATGAAAAAAGAAGCTGAAGCTAACGAAGCTGAAGATAAAAAATTCAGAGAGTTAATAGAAACAAGAAATAAAGCTGATATGTTAATCGCTTCTACTGAAAATACATTAAAAGAACATTCATCAAAAGTAAGTGAAGCTGAGAAAAAAGCTATAGAAGAAGCTTTAGAAGAACTTAAAAAAGTAAAAGATTCTGAAGATAAAAAAATTATAGAAGATGCAATGGAAAAATTATCAAAAGCAGCTCAAAAATTAGCTGAAGAAATCTATAGAGAAGCTCAACAAGCACAACAAGCTAATGCTGGACAACAACAAGGTGGAAATAATAAAAAAGCAGATGATGTAGAGGACGCTGAAATAGTTGACTAA
- the smpB gene encoding SsrA-binding protein SmpB: MILANNKKAYFDYFVEDKIEAGIELVGSEVKSAKAGKVSIKESFVRIINGEVFIMGMSIVPWEYGSVYNPEEKRVRKLLLHKKEIKKLHEKVSQKGYTIVPLNVHLSKGYVKVDIALARGKKTYDKRESIAKKDQKRDIDRAMKERY; the protein is encoded by the coding sequence ATGATACTTGCAAATAATAAAAAAGCCTATTTTGATTATTTTGTAGAAGATAAAATAGAGGCTGGTATTGAATTAGTAGGTAGTGAAGTAAAATCAGCTAAGGCTGGAAAAGTTAGTATAAAAGAATCTTTTGTAAGAATTATTAATGGAGAAGTTTTTATAATGGGAATGTCTATTGTTCCTTGGGAATATGGAAGTGTATATAATCCTGAAGAAAAAAGAGTAAGAAAATTACTTCTTCATAAAAAAGAGATAAAAAAATTACATGAAAAAGTAAGTCAAAAGGGTTATACTATTGTTCCATTGAATGTACATCTTTCAAAAGGATATGTAAAAGTAGATATTGCTCTTGCTAGAGGAAAGAAAACTTACGATAAGAGAGAAAGTATAGCTAAAAAAGACCAAAAGAGAGATATTGATAGAGCAATGAAAGAAAGATATTAA
- the yajC gene encoding preprotein translocase subunit YajC, with protein MKEIFAKYGTLIMIALWIVIIYVFMVLPNKKKQKKQQQMLDNLKAGDTIVTVGGIKGVISSVEEAFVVIRIDKGVHMTIRKSAVAGILE; from the coding sequence ATGAAAGAAATATTTGCTAAATATGGTACATTAATAATGATTGCTTTATGGATAGTTATTATTTATGTATTTATGGTTTTACCAAATAAGAAAAAACAAAAGAAGCAACAACAAATGTTAGATAATTTAAAAGCTGGTGATACTATAGTTACTGTAGGTGGAATAAAAGGTGTAATATCTAGCGTAGAAGAAGCTTTTGTCGTAATAAGAATAGATAAAGGTGTTCATATGACTATTAGAAAATCAGCTGTTGCTGGAATTTTAGAGTAA
- the yqeK gene encoding bis(5'-nucleosyl)-tetraphosphatase (symmetrical) YqeK: MKMDINNLREIVKEKLPSKRYEHTLGVEEICVELAKKYGCDEEKTRIAAILHDYLKKENIETLKEICKDMEEVKGYENLNEIFHGLAASVVVKKEFGIEDEDILNSIKYHTIGRKNMSLLEKIIYIGDAIEYGRDYPNVDEIRKETFRNLDDGIIMEISRKLEYLKGKGGVIHKNTIETLEDLTSKK, from the coding sequence ATAAAAATGGATATAAATAATCTAAGAGAAATAGTAAAAGAAAAATTGCCATCTAAAAGATATGAACATACATTAGGTGTTGAAGAAATATGTGTAGAACTTGCTAAAAAATATGGTTGTGATGAGGAAAAAACTAGAATAGCTGCTATTTTACATGATTATTTAAAAAAAGAAAATATAGAAACTTTAAAAGAGATTTGTAAAGATATGGAAGAAGTTAAAGGATATGAAAATCTAAATGAAATTTTTCATGGATTAGCTGCATCTGTTGTTGTAAAAAAAGAGTTTGGAATTGAAGATGAAGATATTTTAAATAGTATAAAATATCACACTATTGGAAGAAAGAATATGTCATTACTTGAAAAAATTATTTATATTGGAGATGCCATAGAATATGGAAGAGATTATCCAAATGTAGATGAGATAAGAAAAGAAACTTTTAGAAATTTAGATGATGGTATTATTATGGAAATTTCAAGAAAATTGGAATATTTAAAAGGAAAAGGTGGAGTTATTCATAAAAATACTATAGAAACATTAGAAGATTTAACTTCAAAAAAATAA
- a CDS encoding N-acetylmuramoyl-L-alanine amidase family protein yields the protein MIKKVFLMFLVLFSICFSSTVKNVRFNTYPPQVVFDLDETTPVYHSEYDDYNRLLFLEIGNEVPIYNKGVRNNLSKYLESISDYKYVNSHGFFLKLKKNVFHRVTLRKNPNRVVVDLSNSAQNKQYTVVIDPGHGGKDSGALGYKNIKEKDIVLSIGKYLRDELKRDFNVVMTRDSDEFISLRNRSNVANGIGADLFISLHANSSSDTSANGIEIFYFSKKSTPYAASIARYENSFGEKYGENTSSIVQIAGEIAYNKNQEKTIPFADKLNTSLAKRMGMRDRKTHGANFAVLRGINCPGILIEVGFIKGSKDHKIITSKGQQKIMAQKIAEHIRDYFY from the coding sequence ATGATAAAAAAAGTATTTTTAATGTTTTTGGTTTTATTCTCAATTTGTTTTTCTTCAACTGTAAAAAATGTAAGATTTAATACTTATCCTCCACAGGTTGTTTTTGATTTAGATGAAACAACCCCTGTTTATCATAGTGAATATGATGATTATAATAGACTTCTTTTTTTAGAAATAGGAAATGAAGTACCTATTTATAATAAAGGAGTAAGAAATAATCTGTCAAAATATTTAGAAAGTATATCAGATTATAAATATGTAAATTCTCATGGCTTTTTCTTAAAATTAAAAAAGAATGTTTTTCATAGAGTAACTTTAAGGAAAAATCCAAATCGTGTAGTAGTAGATTTATCTAATAGTGCTCAAAATAAACAATACACAGTAGTAATTGACCCAGGACATGGTGGAAAAGATTCTGGAGCTCTTGGATATAAAAATATTAAAGAAAAAGATATTGTTTTAAGTATTGGAAAATATTTAAGAGACGAATTAAAACGAGACTTTAATGTAGTTATGACTAGAGATAGTGATGAATTTATTTCTTTAAGAAATAGAAGTAATGTGGCTAATGGAATAGGTGCAGATTTATTTATAAGCCTTCATGCTAATTCTTCTAGTGATACAAGTGCTAATGGAATAGAAATATTTTATTTTTCTAAAAAATCTACTCCCTATGCAGCAAGTATAGCAAGATATGAAAATAGTTTTGGTGAAAAATATGGTGAAAATACAAGTTCGATAGTACAAATTGCTGGAGAGATAGCCTATAATAAAAATCAAGAGAAAACTATCCCTTTTGCTGATAAACTAAATACTTCTCTTGCTAAAAGAATGGGAATGAGAGATAGAAAAACTCATGGAGCAAATTTTGCTGTTTTAAGAGGAATTAATTGTCCAGGAATATTAATAGAAGTTGGATTTATAAAAGGTTCTAAGGACCATAAAATCATAACTTCTAAAGGGCAACAAAAAATTATGGCTCAAAAAATTGCTGAACATATTAGAGATTATTTTTATTAG
- the dnaJ gene encoding molecular chaperone DnaJ, which yields MAKKDYYDLLGVEKTASEAEIKKAYRKLAMKYHPDRFSNASEKEKKEAEEKFKEINEAYQVLSDADKRSKYDRFGHAAFENGAGGGYGGFEGFSGSGFEDIFSSFFGGSGFGGSTQRRGPEPGEDLRVDVTITLEEVAKGGEKEIKYTRRGKCSACNGTGAEPGSKMKTCDKCGGKGRIEKIQRTLLGSFKSVEECDKCRGKGQIPETKCKKCGGTGLERETIKKTIKIPVGIHDGQRLRIQGMGDASSEGGENGDLYIFFHVKEHDFFVRDEENIICEVPITYAKAALGGEVEIPTLNGKKSIKIPAGTQNGKLFKLRGEGINNPRSYVGDQIVKIVIEVPTNLNDTQIELLKKFDESLKDKNYKMNKSFIERFKDLFK from the coding sequence ATGGCAAAAAAAGATTATTATGATCTTTTAGGCGTAGAAAAAACTGCTTCTGAAGCTGAGATTAAAAAAGCTTATAGAAAATTAGCAATGAAATATCATCCTGATAGATTTAGTAATGCAAGTGAAAAAGAGAAAAAAGAAGCTGAAGAAAAATTTAAAGAGATTAATGAAGCTTATCAAGTTTTATCAGATGCAGATAAAAGGTCTAAGTATGATAGATTTGGACATGCAGCTTTTGAAAATGGAGCTGGTGGAGGATATGGAGGATTTGAAGGATTCTCTGGTAGTGGATTTGAAGATATTTTCTCATCATTCTTTGGAGGAAGTGGTTTTGGTGGAAGTACTCAGAGAAGAGGACCAGAACCTGGTGAAGATTTAAGAGTAGATGTAACCATTACTTTAGAAGAAGTAGCCAAAGGTGGAGAAAAAGAAATTAAATATACAAGAAGAGGAAAATGTTCTGCTTGTAATGGAACAGGTGCTGAGCCTGGAAGTAAAATGAAAACTTGTGATAAATGTGGTGGAAAAGGTAGAATAGAAAAAATCCAAAGAACATTATTAGGAAGTTTTAAAAGTGTTGAAGAATGTGATAAATGTAGAGGCAAAGGACAAATTCCAGAAACAAAATGTAAAAAATGTGGTGGTACAGGATTAGAAAGAGAAACTATTAAAAAAACTATAAAAATTCCTGTAGGAATACATGATGGTCAAAGATTAAGGATACAAGGAATGGGAGATGCAAGTTCTGAAGGTGGAGAAAATGGAGATTTATATATTTTCTTCCATGTTAAAGAACATGATTTCTTTGTAAGAGATGAAGAAAATATTATATGTGAAGTTCCGATAACTTATGCTAAGGCAGCTTTAGGAGGAGAAGTAGAAATTCCTACATTAAATGGAAAAAAATCTATAAAAATTCCTGCTGGAACACAAAATGGAAAATTATTTAAGTTAAGAGGAGAAGGAATAAATAATCCTAGGTCATATGTAGGAGACCAAATTGTAAAAATTGTGATTGAAGTTCCAACTAACTTAAATGATACACAAATTGAACTTCTTAAAAAATTTGACGAAAGTTTAAAAGATAAAAATTATAAAATGAACAAAAGTTTTATAGAAAGATTTAAGGATTTATTTAAATAA
- the rnr gene encoding ribonuclease R, with product MDIKRDLEILKKYLTENKKSIGIDEIYKLLSWSSKMKKRNREILDSWVELGELVKNNKGKYNIPENIGMVCGEFSVIRNKFAFVDTEKEGIFIPKSGFNGALNGDIVLVRITKDSVRTEKKEGEVYKIIKRTNDTVIGILQKQKGFGFVTPTHSFGKDIYIPKRFLGMARDGELVVVKIDFFGDRDRKPEGKIIEALGNPLDSKVMMEALLKRENLKEDFPEEVMREAKAVPQEVHKDEIASRKDLRNLSIITIDGADAKDLDDAVYVEKKENGNYRLIVSIADVSYYVKEGSAMDKEALRRGNSVYLVDRVLPMLPRELSNGICSLNPNEDKLTFTCELEIDSLGKVKDVQTYKSVIRTAYRMTYTDVNKILENDEELCKKYASIKDMLFMMLELSKIIRNIKYNRGSIDFDLPEIKVILKDNLTVDHLEKRDRGEAEKIIEDFMIEANEAVAEKLFWLEVPSIYRTHEKPDGERIHGLNDVLGKFGYKVMFGSEGVHPKKFQSIIEDSQVKGISMIVHKMILMALKQARYTPENIGHFGLASSYYTHFTSPIRRYADLMIHRILGETLFGYPKKKYIEKLEKNLPTICTAISKTERDAMKVEEESKKIKIVEYMLDKIGDVFKGTIVGISNRKVFIETEELVECMWDVTNSPHYYEFDEKNYIMIDTDTGEKYNLGDKLEVIIVRVDMGELEIEVAPYNEENFSVKRK from the coding sequence ATGGATATAAAAAGAGATTTAGAAATACTAAAAAAATATTTAACTGAAAATAAAAAATCCATAGGAATAGATGAAATATATAAACTTTTATCTTGGTCCTCAAAAATGAAAAAAAGAAATAGAGAGATATTAGATTCTTGGGTAGAACTAGGAGAACTTGTAAAAAATAATAAAGGTAAATATAATATTCCTGAAAATATAGGAATGGTTTGTGGAGAATTTAGTGTTATAAGAAATAAATTTGCCTTTGTTGATACTGAAAAAGAAGGGATTTTCATACCAAAATCTGGATTTAATGGAGCATTAAACGGAGATATAGTTTTGGTAAGAATTACAAAAGATAGTGTTAGAACAGAAAAAAAAGAGGGAGAAGTTTATAAAATTATAAAAAGAACTAATGACACAGTTATTGGAATTTTACAAAAACAAAAAGGTTTTGGTTTTGTAACTCCTACTCACTCTTTTGGTAAAGATATATATATTCCAAAAAGATTTTTAGGTATGGCCAGAGATGGAGAATTAGTTGTTGTTAAGATAGATTTCTTTGGAGATAGAGATAGAAAGCCAGAAGGAAAAATAATAGAAGCTTTAGGAAATCCTTTAGATAGTAAAGTTATGATGGAAGCTTTACTAAAAAGAGAAAATTTGAAAGAAGATTTTCCAGAAGAAGTTATGAGAGAGGCTAAAGCTGTTCCTCAAGAGGTACATAAAGATGAAATAGCTTCAAGAAAGGATTTAAGAAATTTATCAATAATTACTATAGATGGTGCTGATGCTAAAGATTTAGATGATGCTGTATATGTAGAGAAAAAAGAAAATGGAAATTATAGATTAATTGTTAGTATAGCTGATGTAAGTTATTATGTAAAAGAAGGTTCAGCTATGGATAAAGAAGCTTTAAGAAGAGGGAACTCAGTTTATTTAGTAGATAGAGTTTTACCAATGCTTCCTCGTGAACTTTCAAATGGAATTTGTTCATTAAATCCTAATGAAGATAAACTAACTTTTACTTGTGAACTTGAAATTGATTCTTTAGGAAAAGTAAAAGATGTTCAAACTTATAAGTCAGTTATTAGAACAGCTTATCGTATGACTTATACTGATGTAAATAAAATTTTAGAAAATGATGAGGAACTTTGTAAAAAATATGCCTCTATAAAAGATATGTTGTTTATGATGTTGGAGCTTTCTAAAATTATAAGAAATATAAAATATAATAGAGGAAGTATAGATTTTGATTTGCCAGAAATAAAAGTAATATTAAAAGATAATTTAACAGTTGACCATTTAGAAAAAAGAGATAGAGGAGAAGCTGAAAAAATTATAGAAGATTTTATGATAGAGGCAAATGAAGCTGTTGCTGAAAAATTATTCTGGTTAGAAGTACCAAGTATTTATAGAACTCATGAAAAACCAGATGGAGAAAGAATACATGGATTAAATGATGTTTTAGGAAAATTTGGGTATAAAGTTATGTTTGGGTCTGAAGGAGTACATCCTAAGAAGTTTCAATCTATAATTGAGGACTCTCAAGTAAAAGGAATAAGTATGATAGTCCATAAAATGATATTGATGGCTTTAAAACAAGCTAGATATACTCCTGAAAATATTGGTCATTTTGGATTAGCTTCAAGTTATTATACACATTTTACATCACCTATTAGAAGATATGCAGATTTAATGATTCACAGAATTTTGGGAGAAACTTTATTTGGATATCCTAAGAAAAAATATATTGAAAAATTAGAAAAAAATCTTCCAACTATTTGTACAGCAATTTCTAAAACAGAAAGAGATGCAATGAAAGTAGAAGAAGAAAGTAAAAAAATAAAAATAGTAGAATATATGCTTGATAAAATAGGAGATGTATTTAAAGGAACTATTGTTGGAATTAGTAATAGAAAAGTATTTATAGAAACAGAAGAGTTAGTAGAATGTATGTGGGATGTTACAAATTCTCCTCATTATTATGAATTTGATGAAAAAAATTATATTATGATAGATACGGATACAGGAGAAAAATATAACTTAGGAGATAAATTAGAAGTCATAATTGTAAGAGTTGATATGGGAGAATTGGAGATAGAAGTAGCTCCATATAATGAAGAGAATTTTTCTGTAAAAAGAAAATAA
- the hrcA gene encoding heat-inducible transcriptional repressor HrcA — protein MLSEREKLVLNAIIDYYLMYGETIGSRTLVKKYNIELSSATIRNVMSDLEDAGFIEKTHSSSGRIPTDLGYKYYLNELLEVEKLSLEEKRRINNEYDQKMNALDNILKETSSLLSKLTSYASVVIEPDHRKENIKKVELIHIDDYLILAIIVTEDLNVSTKKIKLQTGISQEKLAILSDRINRNIKTHKIKSHEIVDLIKENFEAYNDIEKEIYKDIEGKLYLSNSPSIFKNKNVNEILDVLEIFNEKQEVRNIFESIVNSNEYIEGKVNVILGDDLPIKGLEDFSFVYSVYKKGDSKGVIGVIGPKRMPYSKTMGLIDYISKEVEKNINKEKLIGNKKK, from the coding sequence ATGCTGAGTGAAAGAGAAAAATTAGTTCTTAATGCAATTATAGACTATTATCTTATGTATGGTGAAACAATTGGGTCAAGAACTCTTGTAAAAAAATATAATATAGAATTATCTTCAGCAACAATCAGAAATGTTATGTCTGATTTGGAGGATGCTGGATTTATTGAAAAGACGCATTCTTCATCAGGAAGGATTCCAACAGATTTAGGTTATAAATATTATTTAAATGAACTTTTAGAAGTAGAAAAATTATCACTTGAAGAAAAAAGAAGAATAAATAATGAATATGACCAAAAGATGAATGCCCTAGATAATATTTTAAAAGAAACATCTTCTTTATTGTCAAAATTAACTTCTTATGCTTCAGTAGTTATAGAACCAGATCATAGGAAAGAAAATATAAAAAAGGTTGAATTAATTCATATTGATGATTACCTTATCTTAGCTATAATTGTTACTGAAGATTTAAATGTATCTACTAAAAAAATTAAGTTACAAACAGGAATTTCACAAGAAAAGTTAGCTATTTTATCAGATAGAATTAATAGAAATATTAAAACTCATAAGATAAAAAGTCATGAAATAGTAGATTTAATTAAAGAAAATTTTGAAGCTTATAATGATATTGAAAAAGAAATTTACAAAGATATAGAAGGAAAATTATATTTAAGTAATTCTCCTAGTATATTTAAAAATAAAAATGTAAATGAGATATTAGATGTGCTTGAAATCTTTAATGAAAAACAAGAAGTTAGAAATATTTTTGAAAGTATTGTAAATTCTAATGAATATATAGAAGGAAAAGTAAATGTTATTTTAGGAGATGATTTACCAATAAAAGGTTTAGAAGACTTTAGTTTTGTATATTCTGTATATAAAAAAGGTGATTCAAAAGGAGTTATAGGAGTTATTGGTCCAAAAAGAATGCCTTATTCCAAAACTATGGGACTTATAGATTATATTAGTAAAGAAGTTGAAAAAAATATAAATAAAGAAAAACTAATTGGAAATAAGAAAAAATAA
- a CDS encoding GerMN domain-containing protein, whose amino-acid sequence MIKFVKNNKETEEKEVNLRVFSGHDENIKLYDEVMEDKNSNKKVEDSKKENLKYKFEKKEKKEKNNNKEAIKEYTELIFGSIKKFFSKEKNGTIKIVGILWIITILSGYLYFNSLNKGLPKTVFERRDITRMIEKQKLYIFYPNDGQLVSEEIETIKSTGENDIIRETLNKTIEKLKNLKLIPNINEKTEVFYYKVDSTLYLDLPEKIFSNVKSPKEEILLIYSFVNTLTNLDSVEEIKILINGIDTDKVKYSNLKGKFKYRKDI is encoded by the coding sequence ATGATAAAATTTGTAAAGAATAATAAAGAAACAGAAGAAAAAGAAGTAAATTTAAGAGTTTTTTCAGGGCATGATGAAAATATAAAATTGTATGATGAAGTTATGGAAGATAAAAATTCAAATAAAAAAGTAGAAGACTCTAAAAAAGAAAATCTGAAATATAAATTTGAAAAAAAAGAGAAAAAAGAAAAAAATAATAATAAAGAAGCAATAAAAGAATATACAGAGTTAATTTTTGGAAGTATAAAAAAATTCTTTTCTAAAGAAAAAAATGGAACTATAAAAATAGTTGGAATTTTATGGATAATTACAATTTTATCAGGATATTTATATTTTAATTCATTAAATAAGGGGCTTCCTAAAACTGTTTTTGAAAGAAGAGATATTACAAGGATGATTGAAAAACAAAAATTATATATTTTTTATCCTAATGATGGGCAGTTAGTAAGTGAGGAAATAGAAACTATTAAATCTACAGGGGAAAATGATATTATAAGAGAAACATTAAATAAAACTATAGAGAAATTAAAAAATTTAAAATTAATTCCTAATATAAATGAAAAAACAGAAGTGTTTTATTATAAGGTAGACAGTACTCTTTATTTAGATTTACCTGAAAAAATATTTTCAAATGTAAAAAGTCCAAAGGAAGAGATTTTATTAATTTATTCTTTTGTTAATACTTTGACTAATTTAGACTCTGTTGAAGAAATAAAAATTTTAATTAATGGAATAGATACTGATAAAGTAAAATATTCTAATTTAAAAGGAAAATTTAAATATAGAAAAGATATATAA
- a CDS encoding aldose 1-epimerase family protein, with translation MDYIIENSNLKVVINSKGAELTSLFNKKNNFEYIWQKDPKFWAKSSPILFPFVGTIKNSEYFYNGKKYQIKTRHGFARDNEFIVNVKGENFIEFLFSSNEETKKIYPFDFNLYLRYSIVDNEVLLEYKVENLTDGDMYFSLGAHPALNLFEKNNNFVEFEKDEIGVSKIIEDGFLGEKTQDLFKGKIFKFDEKTFEKDAVILENTNSSKVFLKSLDSDKQLEFNYEGFKYMAFWNVPGSGFICFEPWDGITDYVNSNGKLEDKVGIEKLEKEQVYQRRIKIKVI, from the coding sequence ATGGATTATATAATAGAAAATTCCAATCTAAAGGTTGTTATTAATAGTAAAGGTGCTGAACTTACAAGTCTTTTTAACAAAAAAAATAATTTTGAATATATTTGGCAGAAAGATCCAAAATTTTGGGCTAAATCATCACCAATATTATTTCCTTTTGTAGGAACAATAAAAAATTCAGAATATTTTTATAATGGAAAAAAATATCAAATAAAAACAAGACATGGGTTTGCTCGAGATAATGAGTTTATAGTTAATGTCAAAGGAGAAAATTTTATAGAATTTTTATTTTCGTCAAATGAAGAAACTAAAAAAATATATCCTTTTGATTTTAATTTATATTTAAGATATTCTATTGTTGATAATGAGGTATTATTAGAATATAAAGTAGAAAATCTAACAGATGGGGATATGTATTTTTCATTAGGAGCACATCCTGCTCTTAATTTATTTGAAAAAAATAATAATTTTGTAGAATTTGAAAAGGATGAAATTGGTGTTTCAAAAATAATAGAAGATGGTTTTTTAGGAGAAAAAACACAAGATTTATTTAAAGGAAAAATCTTTAAATTTGATGAAAAAACTTTTGAAAAAGATGCTGTTATTTTAGAAAATACTAATTCAAGTAAAGTATTTTTAAAATCTTTAGATAGTGATAAACAATTAGAATTTAATTATGAAGGTTTTAAGTATATGGCATTTTGGAATGTTCCTGGTTCAGGATTTATTTGTTTTGAACCTTGGGATGGAATAACTGATTATGTAAATTCTAATGGAAAATTAGAAGATAAAGTTGGAATAGAAAAATTAGAAAAAGAACAGGTATATCAAAGAAGAATAAAAATAAAAGTTATTTAA
- the grpE gene encoding nucleotide exchange factor GrpE, producing MSEELKKDSIDELEKEKNENCQSECDKENCQCSEEKEEEVREEINEIEAIQEEIGKLKAEVEDWKQSYLRKQADFQNFTKRKEREMDELRKFASEKIITKLLDGIDNLTRAEETSRQTNDFEGLVKGVELTLNQFKEVLKSEGLEAIETEGKEFNPEEHMAVMVEANEAFEDNFIIAEFQKGYKLKGKVIRPSMVKVCKK from the coding sequence ATGTCAGAAGAATTAAAAAAAGATTCTATAGATGAATTAGAAAAAGAGAAAAATGAAAATTGTCAAAGTGAATGTGATAAAGAAAATTGTCAATGTTCAGAAGAAAAAGAGGAAGAAGTAAGAGAAGAAATAAATGAAATAGAAGCTATTCAAGAAGAAATTGGAAAATTAAAAGCAGAAGTTGAAGATTGGAAGCAATCTTATTTAAGAAAACAAGCTGATTTCCAAAACTTTACAAAAAGAAAAGAAAGAGAAATGGATGAACTTAGAAAATTTGCTTCTGAAAAAATAATAACAAAGTTATTAGATGGTATAGATAATTTAACTAGAGCAGAAGAAACTTCAAGACAAACAAATGATTTTGAAGGACTAGTTAAAGGTGTTGAATTAACATTAAATCAATTTAAAGAAGTTTTAAAATCTGAAGGATTAGAAGCAATAGAAACTGAGGGAAAAGAATTCAATCCAGAAGAACACATGGCTGTAATGGTAGAAGCAAATGAAGCTTTTGAAGATAATTTCATTATAGCTGAATTCCAAAAAGGATATAAATTAAAAGGAAAAGTTATAAGACCATCAATGGTTAAGGTATGTAAAAAATAA